In one window of Deltaproteobacteria bacterium DNA:
- the mpl gene encoding UDP-N-acetylmuramate:L-alanyl-gamma-D-glutamyl-meso-diaminopimelate ligase — MQLPENNRIPEEVKSIHLIATCGTGMGALAGMLKEAGFEVTGSDHHVYPPMSVFLSQLGIEIFEGFRPENLAHRPDLVVVGNAVSKDNPEVAAMFELAIPYCSLPQALNRFFMTGKGALVVTGTHGKTTTSALLAWVLAMAGLNPGFMVGGILKNFGRNYNVGGGAYFVVEGDEYDTAFFDKGPKFLHYTPSRAILTSIEFDHADIYRDLAHVKNSFSDFIAAMPQEAMLAGYDGDPVVRELLTQAPCWTAFYGPGERSPWRLENMRSDSPWTRFEVTRRGTHFGTFKTHLIGRHNVLNALAAIAVADDLGIPADVISRALETFEGVKRRQEVRGIKNDIIVMDDFAHHPTEVKETVAAVSSFYSDKRIVAVFEPRTNSSRRRVFQDRYPESFDMADLVCIRKPPLLDKIPVEERFSSEQLTQELQDRGKEAHYFADTEAIIDYLVGVAQPEDVILIMSNGGFDNIHERVLERL; from the coding sequence ATGCAATTGCCTGAAAACAATAGGATACCCGAAGAGGTCAAAAGCATTCACCTAATCGCAACCTGTGGAACAGGTATGGGGGCGCTTGCCGGGATGCTCAAAGAAGCGGGATTTGAGGTGACCGGTTCGGACCATCACGTTTATCCTCCCATGAGCGTCTTTCTCTCACAGCTCGGCATCGAGATCTTTGAAGGATTTCGGCCGGAAAACCTTGCTCATCGGCCCGATCTCGTCGTCGTGGGTAACGCGGTTTCAAAAGACAATCCCGAGGTCGCGGCCATGTTTGAATTGGCGATTCCCTATTGCTCTTTGCCCCAGGCCCTGAATCGATTCTTTATGACCGGCAAGGGAGCCTTGGTAGTGACCGGGACCCACGGAAAAACCACGACGTCTGCCTTGCTGGCGTGGGTCTTGGCCATGGCAGGCCTGAATCCTGGTTTTATGGTGGGAGGTATCCTGAAAAACTTCGGTCGCAACTATAATGTTGGCGGTGGCGCCTATTTTGTCGTGGAGGGAGACGAATACGACACAGCCTTTTTTGACAAGGGCCCGAAATTTCTCCACTACACGCCATCTCGGGCAATTCTTACGAGCATTGAATTTGACCATGCGGACATATACCGGGACCTGGCCCATGTGAAGAACTCCTTTTCTGATTTTATTGCGGCCATGCCACAGGAGGCTATGCTGGCAGGCTACGATGGCGACCCTGTTGTGAGAGAACTCTTGACTCAGGCCCCGTGCTGGACGGCATTTTACGGCCCTGGGGAAAGATCGCCATGGCGGCTTGAAAATATGCGCTCTGATTCACCGTGGACGCGTTTCGAAGTGACAAGACGTGGAACACACTTCGGGACTTTCAAGACACATCTCATAGGCCGCCACAATGTCTTGAATGCCCTTGCCGCTATTGCGGTGGCTGACGACTTAGGGATTCCAGCAGATGTCATCTCCAGGGCGCTTGAAACGTTTGAGGGAGTCAAACGGCGTCAGGAGGTCCGCGGGATCAAGAACGACATTATTGTGATGGATGACTTTGCCCATCATCCCACGGAGGTTAAGGAAACCGTTGCCGCAGTGAGTTCTTTTTATTCTGACAAGAGAATTGTGGCTGTTTTCGAACCACGAACGAACTCCAGCCGGCGCAGAGTCTTTCAAGACAGATATCCGGAATCCTTTGACATGGCGGATCTAGTCTGCATCCGAAAGCCACCGCTGCTGGATAAGATCCCTGTTGAAGAGCGCTTTTCATCAGAGCAACTGACCCAGGAGCTTCAAGACCGAGGAAAAGAGGCTCACTACTTCGCTGATACGGAAGCCATCATCGACTATCTCGTTGGTGTGGCACAGCCCGAAGATGTGATCCTCATTATGTCCAACGGCGGCTTTGATAACATTCATGAGAGGGTGTTGGAAAGACTCTAG